The Enterococcus rotai genome includes a window with the following:
- a CDS encoding YitT family protein, translating into MKKFFESLPVHDYTTKLSVSIVYAILASVAMNFFYQPGNIYSSGITGLAQILTTLSTKVVGFKVPVSITLYALNIPLFFVAWLKIGKKFTVFTFLTVTLTSIFMQIVPQTVLSNDPIICAIFGGAVMGSGIGFALKNGLSSGGLDIFSITIRKKTGRSVGSISMYFNGLIIFVAGYLFGWQYMFYSALSIFVSGKVTDAVYTKQKKMQVMIITKNPDAVIDGIQQKMRRGITIIHEAEGAYRHDKQTLLLTVVTRYELPSLESAMKESDPSAFVSISDNVKILGRFYEEDL; encoded by the coding sequence ATGAAAAAATTCTTCGAAAGTTTACCTGTCCATGATTACACGACAAAACTTTCAGTATCGATCGTTTATGCGATCTTGGCATCTGTTGCGATGAACTTCTTTTATCAACCAGGTAATATTTATTCCAGCGGGATTACTGGATTAGCGCAGATTTTGACGACCTTATCAACAAAAGTCGTAGGCTTTAAAGTCCCTGTTTCGATTACCTTATATGCGCTGAACATTCCATTATTTTTTGTTGCTTGGCTTAAAATCGGGAAAAAATTTACAGTCTTCACTTTTTTGACGGTGACCTTAACATCGATTTTTATGCAGATTGTTCCGCAAACCGTTCTTTCTAATGATCCGATTATTTGTGCTATTTTTGGTGGAGCGGTGATGGGGTCTGGTATTGGTTTTGCATTGAAAAATGGCTTATCTTCAGGTGGTTTGGATATTTTCAGTATTACGATACGTAAGAAAACGGGGCGCTCTGTGGGTTCGATTTCGATGTACTTTAACGGCTTGATCATTTTTGTTGCAGGATACTTGTTTGGTTGGCAGTATATGTTTTACAGTGCGTTGTCGATTTTTGTAAGCGGGAAAGTGACAGATGCTGTTTATACCAAACAAAAGAAGATGCAAGTGATGATTATTACAAAAAATCCAGATGCAGTCATTGATGGGATTCAGCAAAAAATGAGACGTGGAATCACGATTATTCATGAAGCAGAAGGTGCTTATCGACATGATAAACAGACCTTGCTGTTAACTGTCGTGACTCGTTATGAATTGCCGTCATTGGAATCAGCAATGAAAGAATCTGATCCATCCGCTTTTGTGAGTATTTCTGATAATGTAAAAATTCTTGGTCGCTTTTATGAAGAAGACCTTTAA
- the tpiA gene encoding triose-phosphate isomerase, whose product MRKPIIAGNWKMNKTASEAKAFAEAVKTKIPANSSVDSVIGSPALFLQELVEAAKGTELKISAQNCYWENSGAFTGETSPAALADLGVDYVIIGHSERREYFHETDEDINKKAKAIFANNMTPIFCCGESLETYEAGKTAEWIEGQITNGLVGLSNEQVSSMVIAYEPIWAIGTGKSADANIADEICGVVRATVEKLYGKEVSEAVRIQYGGSVKPENIAEYMAKENVDGALVGGASLEADSFLALLDAVK is encoded by the coding sequence ATGCGTAAACCAATTATTGCTGGTAACTGGAAAATGAACAAAACTGCTTCAGAAGCGAAGGCTTTTGCAGAAGCAGTAAAAACAAAAATTCCTGCAAATAGTTCAGTAGATTCTGTTATCGGTTCTCCAGCTTTATTCTTACAAGAATTAGTAGAAGCGGCTAAAGGAACTGAATTAAAAATCTCTGCACAAAACTGCTACTGGGAAAACTCAGGTGCATTCACTGGTGAAACATCTCCAGCGGCTCTTGCAGATTTAGGTGTTGACTATGTCATCATTGGTCACTCTGAACGTCGTGAGTATTTCCACGAAACAGACGAAGACATCAACAAAAAAGCCAAAGCAATTTTTGCAAACAACATGACACCAATCTTCTGTTGTGGTGAATCTTTAGAAACATACGAAGCAGGCAAAACTGCTGAGTGGATCGAAGGCCAAATCACAAATGGTTTAGTTGGTTTATCAAATGAGCAAGTATCTTCAATGGTCATTGCTTATGAACCAATCTGGGCAATCGGAACTGGTAAATCTGCTGATGCAAACATCGCGGATGAAATCTGTGGTGTTGTACGTGCAACAGTTGAAAAATTATACGGTAAAGAAGTATCAGAAGCTGTACGTATCCAATACGGCGGTTCTGTGAAACCTGAAAACATTGCTGAATATATGGCAAAAGAAAACGTTGATGGTGCTTTAGTCGGCGGAGCAAGCTTAGAAGCTGATTCATTCTTAGCATTGTTAGATGCCGTTAAATAA
- the gap gene encoding type I glyceraldehyde-3-phosphate dehydrogenase encodes MTVKVGINGFGRIGRLAFRRIQDVAGIEVVAINDLTDAKMLAHLLKYDTTQGRFNGTVEVHDGSFNVNGKEVKVLANRNPEELPWGELGVDIVLECTGFFTSKEKAELHLKAGAKRVVISAPGGNDVPTIVYNTNHDILTGKETVISGASCTTNCLAPMAKALQDNFGVVEGLMTTIHAYTGDQMTLDGPHPGGDFRRARAAAENIVPNTTGAAKAIGLVIPELNGKLDGAAQRVPVATGSLTELVTVLDKNVTVEEVNEVMAKAANESYGYNEDQIVSSDIVGMTFGSLFDATQTKVMTVGDKQLVKTVAWYDNEMSYTAQLVRTLEYFANL; translated from the coding sequence ATGACAGTTAAAGTAGGTATTAATGGATTTGGACGTATCGGACGCTTAGCATTCCGTCGTATCCAAGATGTAGCAGGAATCGAAGTAGTAGCAATCAACGATTTAACAGATGCTAAAATGTTAGCTCACTTGTTAAAATATGACACAACTCAAGGACGTTTCAACGGAACTGTTGAAGTTCATGATGGATCTTTCAACGTTAACGGTAAAGAAGTTAAAGTTCTTGCTAACCGCAACCCAGAAGAATTACCATGGGGCGAATTAGGCGTAGATATCGTTCTTGAATGTACTGGATTCTTCACTTCAAAAGAAAAAGCTGAATTACACTTAAAAGCTGGTGCTAAACGTGTTGTTATCTCTGCTCCAGGCGGAAATGACGTACCAACAATCGTTTACAACACTAACCACGATATCTTAACAGGTAAAGAAACAGTTATCTCAGGTGCTTCATGTACTACTAACTGTTTAGCTCCTATGGCTAAAGCTTTACAAGACAACTTTGGTGTTGTTGAAGGTCTTATGACTACAATCCACGCTTACACAGGTGACCAAATGACTCTTGATGGACCACACCCTGGTGGAGACTTCCGTCGTGCACGTGCTGCAGCAGAAAACATCGTACCTAACACTACTGGTGCTGCTAAAGCAATCGGTCTAGTTATCCCAGAATTAAATGGTAAATTAGACGGAGCTGCTCAACGTGTTCCTGTAGCAACTGGTTCATTAACTGAATTAGTAACAGTTCTTGACAAAAACGTAACAGTTGAAGAAGTAAACGAAGTAATGGCTAAAGCAGCTAACGAATCATACGGATACAACGAAGATCAAATCGTATCTTCTGATATCGTAGGTATGACTTTCGGTTCATTATTCGATGCTACTCAAACTAAAGTAATGACTGTTGGCGACAAACAATTAGTGAAAACTGTTGCTTGGTACGACAACGAAATGTCTTATACTGCACAATTAGTTCGTACTTTAGAGTACTTCGCTAACTTATAA
- a CDS encoding phosphoglycerate kinase encodes MAKKTIKDVDLKDKKVLVRVDFNVPLKDGVITNDNRIVAALPTIKYVIENGGKAILFSHLGRVKTEEDKAGKSLKPVAERLGQLLGKPVTFVPETRGTELETAVNNMKDGDVLVFENTRFEDIDGKKESGNDAELGKYWASLGDVFVNDAFGTAHRAHASNVGIASTGIPTVAGFLMEKEIKFVGEAVTAPKRPFVAILGGAKVSDKIGVIENLISKADKILIGGGMTYTFYKAKGIEIGNSLVEEDKVALAKELIEKAGDKLVLPIDSVCANEFSNDVETVITDGEAVPEGYMGLDIGPKSIELFTKELEGAKTVVWNGPMGVFEMSNFAKGTIGVCEAIANLEDATTIIGGGDSAAAAIQLGFADKFTHISTGGGASLELLEGKELPGLAAINDK; translated from the coding sequence ATGGCTAAAAAGACTATCAAAGATGTAGACTTAAAAGACAAAAAAGTTCTTGTACGTGTTGACTTTAACGTCCCTTTGAAAGATGGCGTGATCACAAACGATAACCGTATCGTTGCAGCACTTCCAACAATCAAATACGTAATCGAAAATGGCGGGAAAGCAATTTTATTCTCTCATTTAGGTCGTGTGAAAACAGAAGAAGATAAAGCTGGCAAATCATTAAAACCAGTAGCAGAACGTTTAGGCCAATTATTGGGCAAACCAGTAACATTCGTTCCTGAAACTCGCGGAACTGAATTAGAAACAGCTGTTAACAACATGAAAGACGGCGACGTTTTAGTGTTTGAAAACACTCGTTTTGAAGATATCGATGGTAAAAAAGAAAGCGGAAATGATGCTGAATTAGGTAAATACTGGGCTTCTTTAGGTGATGTATTTGTGAATGATGCATTTGGTACGGCTCACCGTGCGCACGCTTCAAACGTAGGAATCGCATCAACTGGTATTCCAACAGTTGCTGGATTCTTAATGGAAAAAGAAATCAAATTCGTCGGTGAAGCAGTAACTGCACCTAAACGTCCATTTGTAGCGATTTTAGGTGGCGCAAAAGTTTCTGACAAAATCGGCGTTATCGAAAACTTGATTTCTAAAGCAGACAAAATCCTTATCGGCGGCGGAATGACATATACGTTCTACAAAGCAAAAGGAATCGAAATTGGTAATTCACTTGTTGAAGAAGATAAAGTTGCTTTAGCAAAAGAATTGATCGAAAAAGCTGGTGACAAACTAGTATTACCAATCGATTCAGTATGTGCTAATGAATTCAGTAATGATGTTGAAACTGTTATCACTGATGGCGAAGCTGTACCAGAAGGTTACATGGGCTTAGACATTGGACCTAAATCAATTGAATTGTTTACTAAAGAATTAGAAGGTGCAAAAACAGTTGTTTGGAACGGACCAATGGGCGTATTCGAAATGAGCAACTTTGCTAAAGGGACAATCGGTGTATGTGAAGCAATTGCTAACTTAGAAGACGCAACAACAATCATCGGTGGAGGAGACTCTGCTGCAGCTGCAATTCAATTAGGCTTTGCTGATAAATTCACTCACATTTCAACAGGTGGGGGCGCAAGCTTAGAATTACTAGAAGGTAAAGAATTACCAGGTCTAGCGGCAATTAACGATAAGTAA
- a CDS encoding sugar-binding transcriptional regulator, whose product MLNELKMIEAVAPDLLDVMQERFHILRNIYWMQPIGRRSLSDSMGITERVLRTETDFLKNLQLIETSKSGMTLTEKGLEVYQGLESVMNQLLGMHQVEKEISQYFGIKRCIVVAGNSDNQEKVLYEFGDILTDSLDLILPEGENIIAVMGGTTMAMTAEHMGSLETEKRHNLFVPARGGIGEAMTVQANSVSAVMASKTGGHHRALYVPEQLSLETYNSLLQEPSIQEVLTLIEQSNCVVHSIGRALHMAARRKMSDDEMVMLKQNNAVAESFGYFFDEEGEVVYKIPRIGLQLKDVQKIPNVVAIAGGKTKAKAIRAYMKNAPKQTWLITDEAAANEILKGVTL is encoded by the coding sequence ATGCTAAATGAATTAAAAATGATTGAAGCAGTTGCTCCAGATTTGCTCGATGTAATGCAGGAAAGATTTCATATTCTTCGTAATATTTACTGGATGCAGCCTATTGGACGCCGAAGTCTATCTGACAGTATGGGGATTACAGAACGAGTCTTGAGAACTGAGACAGATTTTCTGAAAAACTTACAACTGATAGAAACTTCAAAAAGTGGTATGACCTTAACTGAAAAAGGCTTAGAAGTTTACCAAGGATTAGAATCCGTCATGAATCAATTACTTGGCATGCATCAAGTCGAAAAAGAAATTAGCCAATACTTTGGAATCAAACGTTGTATTGTTGTTGCTGGGAATAGTGATAATCAGGAGAAAGTTCTTTATGAGTTTGGGGATATTTTAACCGATTCGTTGGATTTGATTTTACCTGAAGGTGAGAATATTATTGCTGTGATGGGCGGAACGACAATGGCAATGACTGCCGAACATATGGGGTCGTTAGAAACAGAAAAACGACACAATCTATTTGTTCCTGCTCGTGGCGGGATCGGTGAAGCTATGACCGTTCAAGCGAATTCTGTAAGTGCAGTGATGGCTAGTAAAACGGGTGGACACCATAGAGCATTATATGTGCCAGAACAATTAAGTCTTGAAACGTATAATTCACTGTTGCAAGAACCGTCGATCCAAGAAGTTCTGACATTGATTGAACAAAGTAATTGTGTTGTTCATAGTATCGGTCGTGCGTTGCATATGGCAGCACGTCGCAAAATGTCAGATGATGAAATGGTGATGTTGAAGCAAAACAATGCTGTGGCAGAATCATTTGGGTATTTCTTTGATGAAGAAGGAGAAGTGGTTTACAAAATCCCTCGAATCGGACTTCAGTTGAAGGATGTACAAAAAATTCCAAATGTCGTTGCAATTGCGGGCGGTAAGACAAAAGCTAAAGCAATTCGGGCATATATGAAAAATGCACCAAAACAAACGTGGCTCATCACAGATGAAGCTGCTGCAAATGAGATTTTAAAAGGGGTAACCCTTTAA
- a CDS encoding ankyrin repeat domain-containing protein: MTKRLFQKISVLFFTLILFSACQPKTADTKQSVKESTSMTTEKSSTSQTNESETVSTSSTEQANQTFPAGTLIQAVTENDAAKVGTILQDKHYLIDEVNDKGETPLLIATHENFIDIAKQLIDAGADINVQDQISDSPYLYAGAQGKTEILAYMLDKQVPDQQKVNRFGGNALIPAAEKGHLENVKLLLKDGRADINHQNNYGYTALIEAVALKDGSEIYQQIVKVLLEGGADKTLKDNTGRTAEDYARSLGYTEMLNTLRSY, translated from the coding sequence ATGACTAAAAGGCTATTCCAAAAGATATCAGTCCTGTTTTTTACTTTAATTCTTTTTTCGGCGTGCCAACCTAAAACAGCTGATACAAAACAATCGGTAAAGGAGAGTACAAGTATGACAACTGAAAAAAGTAGTACAAGTCAAACGAATGAATCAGAAACAGTTTCAACGAGTAGCACAGAACAAGCCAATCAAACCTTTCCAGCTGGGACATTGATTCAAGCAGTGACAGAAAATGATGCTGCCAAAGTAGGAACAATACTTCAAGACAAACACTACCTGATCGATGAAGTGAATGATAAAGGTGAGACGCCGCTATTGATCGCAACACATGAAAACTTTATCGACATCGCCAAACAACTGATCGATGCAGGTGCTGATATCAATGTTCAGGATCAAATTTCGGATAGTCCATATCTTTATGCTGGAGCCCAAGGGAAAACAGAAATTTTAGCATACATGTTGGACAAACAAGTGCCAGATCAACAAAAAGTGAATCGCTTTGGTGGGAACGCTTTGATTCCAGCAGCTGAAAAAGGTCATCTTGAAAATGTGAAACTGTTATTAAAAGATGGTCGAGCAGATATTAATCATCAAAATAATTACGGTTATACAGCGTTGATCGAAGCAGTTGCGTTAAAAGACGGATCTGAAATTTATCAACAAATCGTCAAAGTTTTGTTAGAAGGTGGAGCCGATAAGACATTGAAAGATAACACTGGGCGAACAGCTGAAGACTATGCTAGAAGTTTAGGCTATACAGAAATGTTGAATACACTTCGTTCATATTAA
- a CDS encoding PTS sugar transporter subunit IIC, whose protein sequence is METLEKFLNKFIGPIAQKMNGSKFFSALAEAFMRTTPITLGVALLMIIGNFPIPQWIEFLAKTGMTAHFNAALGATINLLSVYVTFNFAYIYSKKEGHDPLPAGLLAIGSFFILMPQMIQTYTLEKAITEFPAQTVVTASTNVEAFASQYTGGTGLFVAIIVGYFTAVLYGFLIRKNLTIKMPDTVPSNVSESLSPAILSGVILAAFFVVRIIFSFTPFGNIFAFITTLIQAPLQSLTGSPIAIILIFTLANMLWFFGIHPNMVYGVVMPVMTANMLANMTAYQQHQELPYLAMAVVSYVCGNSFGGQGSTYGLVLSMFTAKSERYKSLFKLAGPPVIFNVNEPLIFGMPLMLNPFFFVPMVASPLLMGGIAWGMLSILDFSKYNPLIALPWTTPAPIAMALKGGFNYLLIFIVLLIVNVLVWYPFFKMADKKEYLLEQENSKTAEG, encoded by the coding sequence ATGGAGACTTTAGAAAAATTTCTGAACAAGTTTATTGGTCCGATTGCTCAAAAAATGAATGGGAGTAAATTTTTTAGCGCGTTAGCTGAAGCCTTTATGCGAACAACACCAATCACGTTAGGTGTGGCTTTACTGATGATCATCGGGAACTTTCCGATTCCTCAATGGATCGAATTTTTAGCTAAAACAGGTATGACAGCACATTTCAATGCAGCATTAGGTGCTACTATCAATTTGCTTTCAGTTTATGTAACATTTAACTTCGCCTATATCTATTCTAAAAAAGAAGGTCATGATCCACTCCCTGCTGGTCTTTTAGCTATTGGTTCCTTCTTCATTTTGATGCCGCAAATGATCCAAACTTATACCTTGGAAAAAGCCATTACTGAATTTCCTGCCCAGACGGTCGTTACAGCGAGTACTAATGTAGAAGCATTTGCTAGTCAATATACTGGTGGCACGGGCTTATTTGTGGCAATTATTGTTGGTTATTTTACCGCTGTTTTATATGGATTTTTGATCAGAAAAAATCTAACGATCAAAATGCCTGACACAGTGCCTTCAAATGTTTCTGAGTCATTAAGTCCTGCCATTTTATCTGGTGTTATTTTAGCAGCCTTTTTCGTTGTTAGAATTATTTTTTCCTTTACACCTTTTGGTAATATTTTCGCGTTTATTACCACATTGATCCAAGCACCACTACAATCGTTAACTGGTTCTCCTATTGCGATCATCCTTATTTTTACTTTGGCGAATATGCTATGGTTTTTCGGTATTCACCCAAATATGGTTTATGGCGTGGTGATGCCAGTCATGACGGCCAATATGTTAGCCAATATGACTGCTTATCAACAACATCAAGAACTGCCTTATCTTGCAATGGCGGTAGTCTCTTATGTTTGTGGAAATTCGTTTGGTGGTCAAGGCAGTACTTACGGTTTAGTGCTTTCTATGTTTACAGCAAAATCCGAGCGATACAAATCTTTATTTAAACTAGCTGGTCCACCAGTTATTTTCAATGTAAATGAACCACTCATTTTCGGGATGCCACTGATGTTAAATCCGTTCTTCTTTGTTCCAATGGTCGCCTCTCCTTTATTGATGGGCGGTATTGCTTGGGGCATGTTATCGATTTTAGATTTTTCCAAGTATAATCCGTTGATTGCTTTACCTTGGACAACGCCGGCACCTATTGCAATGGCACTGAAAGGTGGATTTAACTACTTATTGATTTTCATCGTTTTATTGATCGTCAATGTACTTGTATGGTATCCATTCTTCAAGATGGCCGATAAAAAGGAATACTTACTGGAACAAGAAAATTCAAAAACAGCAGAGGGTTAA
- a CDS encoding glycoside hydrolase family 1 protein, translated as MRHLELEQFPETFLWGSASAAYQVEGAYQDDGKGFSVWDTFVKQPGTTFKNTNGNVAVDHYHRFKEDVALMAELGLKAYRFSIAWSRIFPNGKGQVNQAGLNFYSQLIDELLAHNIEPVVTIYHWDLPQALQDEYGGWESRQIIDDFTNYATLLFDTFSDRVNYWISLNEQNVFITHGYLLGTHPPAVRDVKRMFAANHIANLANASVIKAFKNGGYSGQIGPSFNYGPAYAFDSDPLNVLAKIDTEELMGFFWLDVYATGKYPRTVIKQLEKIQLAPVITKADQQLLASGIPDFIGLNYYQTATVKASTSDTLSGDMSMNNSGKKGTSKELEIPRVSKFVKNPYLKQTNWDWTIDPVGIRVALRTIESRYQLPVLITENGLGEYDKLENGKIHDPYRIEYLQKHLQEIQEAITDGVQVLGYCTWSFTDLLSWLNGYQKRYGFVYVDRDESSERTLTRYKKDSFYWYQKVIETNGDYLKEMGNK; from the coding sequence ATGCGACACTTAGAATTAGAACAGTTTCCTGAAACATTTTTATGGGGGAGTGCTTCTGCTGCTTATCAAGTTGAAGGAGCTTATCAAGACGATGGAAAAGGGTTTTCTGTCTGGGATACTTTTGTTAAACAACCTGGTACGACCTTTAAAAATACCAATGGAAATGTTGCAGTTGACCACTATCATCGCTTTAAAGAAGATGTTGCTCTGATGGCAGAACTTGGGTTGAAAGCCTATCGTTTTTCTATCGCCTGGTCACGGATTTTCCCAAATGGCAAAGGGCAAGTCAATCAAGCAGGATTGAATTTTTATAGTCAACTAATTGATGAGCTATTAGCCCACAACATTGAACCAGTCGTAACTATTTATCATTGGGATCTTCCTCAAGCATTGCAAGATGAGTATGGTGGCTGGGAGTCACGTCAAATCATTGACGATTTTACAAACTATGCCACCCTTTTATTTGATACGTTTTCTGATAGAGTGAATTATTGGATAAGTTTGAATGAACAAAATGTGTTTATCACTCATGGTTATTTGCTAGGTACTCATCCTCCTGCGGTTCGAGATGTTAAACGAATGTTTGCAGCAAATCATATTGCCAACCTTGCCAATGCTTCGGTGATCAAAGCATTTAAAAACGGTGGCTATTCAGGTCAGATTGGTCCAAGCTTTAATTATGGTCCTGCTTATGCTTTTGATAGCGATCCATTGAATGTCTTAGCCAAGATTGATACTGAAGAGCTGATGGGCTTTTTCTGGCTGGATGTCTATGCAACTGGTAAATATCCTCGTACCGTTATCAAACAACTAGAAAAAATCCAATTAGCACCTGTTATAACCAAAGCGGATCAACAATTATTAGCAAGCGGTATTCCTGATTTTATTGGACTGAATTATTATCAAACAGCAACCGTTAAAGCGAGTACCTCAGATACATTATCAGGTGATATGAGTATGAACAACTCTGGTAAAAAAGGAACCAGCAAAGAACTGGAAATTCCTAGAGTCAGTAAATTTGTTAAAAACCCGTATCTTAAACAAACGAATTGGGATTGGACGATCGATCCTGTCGGTATTCGGGTAGCGTTAAGAACGATTGAAAGCCGGTATCAATTGCCAGTACTGATCACTGAAAATGGTCTAGGAGAATATGACAAATTAGAAAATGGAAAAATCCACGATCCTTATCGAATCGAATACCTGCAAAAGCACTTACAAGAGATCCAAGAAGCAATCACAGATGGTGTACAAGTTTTAGGGTACTGCACTTGGAGTTTCACTGATTTACTTAGTTGGTTGAACGGGTATCAAAAACGATATGGTTTTGTTTATGTTGATCGGGATGAATCGTCTGAACGTACCTTAACTCGTTATAAAAAAGATAGTTTTTATTGGTATCAAAAGGTGATTGAAACGAACGGTGATTATTTAAAGGAAATGGGGAATAAATAA